CCCATAAGTTTTTTCAGATTTTTTCGAATTTCAGGGAAAACAAGATCATCAAGCTCGAACAGTTTTAGAAATTTCTTATTTGCACGAATCAGAATTAAAGATTTTGCCTGATCATCAAATTCATAAATTGCTGCAGGTCCTGAAAGTTCTTCAAACATAAGGCTTTCGGAAGAATCTGGTGAAAGGAACTTTCTGATATCAATCTGTCCAAAAGTTCTTGGACGGATAATTGAAGCAGCTCCTTTATGAGATTTCAGAAGTTCAACAAACTGATCTTCAGGCATAGGTTTTGCATATAAGAAGCCCTGAATAACATTAACTCCAATACTACGAAGGAAGTCTGCCTGCTCCTGTGTTTCTACACCTTCAGCGACAGTTATATATTCAAGTCCCTGTGCCATTCGCACTACATAGTTTATAATTGTGCCGCCACGGTTCAAGTTATCTTCACCGCGCATAAAGCCCATATCAAGCTTAAGAATATTGATAGGCATATCTTTAAGGGCATTCAAAGAAGAATAACCGCTTCCAAAATCATCCATTGCAATTCTGAAACCTAAATCGCGGAGCTTTTGGATTCTGTCATTTAGTTCTTTATCTGCATTTATAGAAGCGCTTTCTGTTATTTCAAAGTGAATGTATTTTTCTGGAATATTATATCTTTCTTTAAGACGCTTAATTACATAATAAAGCTTGTCTGTTTCAAGGCTGATTCTGGAAATATTTATTGAAATCGGAACAGGGTCAATTCCAACATCCAGCCAGGAACGAACGGCAACAAATACATTTGTCCAGATTTCTTCATCCAGCATACGGATAAAGCCATTCTTTTCTGCAATCGGAATAAATACAGCCGGTGATATAATTGTACCATCTTCCCTTATCCAGCGGCATAAAACCTCCGCCCCGACCATTTCTCCTGTAGCGGCTGAATATTGCGGCTGAAACCAGATTTTAAATTCATCGTCGGCAAGAGCCTGCTGCATCTGTGATGTGATTTCAGCCTCGAGATGTGTATCTTCTATATTTTTTTCTGTAAAGGCAGTAAACGTATTCTGTACAGAAGAAATATTTTTATCCATACACAAAGAAGCCTGGTCCATGGCTGTAGTAATACCCAGAGAAGAATTTGCAATACGGATTCCAAAATGCATTGTAATTGGAAAAGACATATGAACTGAACCGTTATCAAAAACCTTGCAGGCCTGCAGTTTTTGGAGATTGTCCACTGAGTTTTCCATACAAACTGCAAAAGAACCACCTTCCAGTCTTGCAATGAGGCCCTGTTCTCCGACAATCTGTTTTAAGGTTGCGGCAATCTGCTTTAATGCATCATTTCCTGCAGTAAATCCATATAAATCATTTATAATCTTAAGTTTATTTACATCTCCAATAGCAACTATATAGGTTTTCTTTGGATTGTCAGAAAAGAGTTTATTTCCTGCCTGAATGAAAGCCGTTCTGGTCATAACACCTGTTTCAGGATCTGTAAAAATACGTTGTACCAGAAGCTCTTTCATATACTGAATACAGTTTTCTTTTCTACTGTAACCATAGGCAATAGCCCGTGCCATATCTTTACACGAATTATATCCGCAGGAACCGCAGTTAATAGACTGTTTATGAGGAGTGTCTTTAAGCATATCCGTAAAGATTTCATCAAAGGCACTCTTTGGAATTTTAAACTGCTGTCGTGAATAATCAGTATAGCCGCGAGTAAAATCTTCAGAGCGGATATACTTGAACTGAGCACAAATCTGTTTCCAGAATTTTTCAGGATTATCTATATCTGTATAATTTTCGTAGGTCGACCTTCGGATTGTAATTGCATTTGAATAAACGGTTGCCGGGTTATAATCTTTATGATAGACACCTGGTCCGCCGACACAACCGTTTTTACAGGCTGTAATTTCTG
The Treponema bryantii DNA segment above includes these coding regions:
- a CDS encoding EAL domain-containing protein, with protein sequence MSRFNNGIIFTNENCIGCNKCINNCSLMGANVSIVKNGKSHMEIDPKKCNNCGRCINICVHHARDFRDDVDKFLADLKKGEKISLIIEPAFFAIYGERAPLIIKSLRKLGVQKIYDGSFGREIGAYLTVKYLKEAQELPVDQRCFISNACPAMVTVVQKYHPFLLNKMIPVQPPVICASIYIHKYLGDDNKLACLGACIANKDEAISENTKNVLSYNLTFAHLMEHLPEVTEEDSEYSSELDLKGKGFGSIVSIGGEFSDIVSYFFSHKETILALKGFSSDHLSSLYMSLDDNFKNNQPLFAEITACKNGCVGGPGVYHKDYNPATVYSNAITIRRSTYENYTDIDNPEKFWKQICAQFKYIRSEDFTRGYTDYSRQQFKIPKSAFDEIFTDMLKDTPHKQSINCGSCGYNSCKDMARAIAYGYSRKENCIQYMKELLVQRIFTDPETGVMTRTAFIQAGNKLFSDNPKKTYIVAIGDVNKLKIINDLYGFTAGNDALKQIAATLKQIVGEQGLIARLEGGSFAVCMENSVDNLQKLQACKVFDNGSVHMSFPITMHFGIRIANSSLGITTAMDQASLCMDKNISSVQNTFTAFTEKNIEDTHLEAEITSQMQQALADDEFKIWFQPQYSAATGEMVGAEVLCRWIREDGTIISPAVFIPIAEKNGFIRMLDEEIWTNVFVAVRSWLDVGIDPVPISINISRISLETDKLYYVIKRLKERYNIPEKYIHFEITESASINADKELNDRIQKLRDLGFRIAMDDFGSGYSSLNALKDMPINILKLDMGFMRGEDNLNRGGTIINYVVRMAQGLEYITVAEGVETQEQADFLRSIGVNVIQGFLYAKPMPEDQFVELLKSHKGAASIIRPRTFGQIDIRKFLSPDSSESLMFEELSGPAAIYEFDDQAKSLILIRANKKFLKLFELDDLVFPEIRKNLKKLMGKESFKWLVEQSELSLSERKEICCYIEMRTFMKHNPLYVKNYIKEISCNEHKHSFYILTEDITNEKLTENTLEIANHQLGLMTENTQIGLLLMHVDFDIKRIVSGMKIHVLRVNQNFLDISGYSKETVLNWTAKEAFDIIHPNDRLGFKVAMVKAFLSNFKKPATYVYRARHCNGNYFYVKFVSTGVQQPDKSYLFITNYIVLDL